GCCTGCCACACCCGGCTCTCGTCTCCTGCGCACCCCCACCTGCCTGTCCCAACCCTTggcatctgccctgctcagccctcacaTCTCGGCTCCGGTAGGTGCCGATGTGCTGGATCCGGCCGCTGGAGGTGGGGCAGAGCCATGTCGTGGGCGAGGTGACAGTGACGCTGATTGACTCCAACCACTGCCCTGGCTCCGTTATGTTCCTCTTCGAGGGCACCTTCGGCACCATCCTCTACACAGGTACAGGGCAGGTTCCCACAGTCACTGAATCACAaaatgggtcaggttggaagggactgcAGTGGGTCGCCCAGTCCCAACTCCTTGCTCAAGCAGGGTTATCCCAAAGCACATGGCACAGAATTGTGACCAGATGGTTCTGAAATACCCTCAATGAGGGAAACTCCACTCCTGCCCCACCATCCCTGTCCTTGCAGGAGATTTCCGCTACACGAGTGCCATGCAGTGCGAGCCGGCGCTGAGGGGCCGCCGCATCGACCGCCTGTACCTGGACAAcacccactgccacccccagcgAGCCCTGCCCTCGCGGGCACTGGCCACCCGCCAGGCTGCCCGCCTGATCCGAGCCCACCCGCAGCACCACGTGGTCATCGGTGagtgctgccctccctcccGCCAGCAcggccccagcagggctggtgtcCCCCTGCCCCGCCCTGAGCCGCTGCTCCCCTGGCAGGTGTGTACACCCTGAGCAAGGAGACACTGTCCCCTGGCAGGTGTGTACACCCTGGGCAAGGAGACGCTGTCCCCTGGCAGGTGTGTACACCCTGGGCAAGGAGATGTTGTCCCCTGGCAGGTGTGTACACCCTGGGCAAGGAGACGCTGTCCCCTGGCAGGTGTGTACACCCTGGGCAAGGAGACGCTGTCCCCTGGCAGGTGTGTACACCCTGGGCAAGGAGATGTTGTCCCCTGGCAGGTGTGTATACCCTGGGCAAGGAGACGCTGCTGGTGGACCTGGCGCTGGAGTTCAGCACGTGGGTGGTGGTGAGCCCCTGGCGCCTGGAGCAGATgcggctgctggagctgccggATGTGTTCACTGCCGAGGAGGGCGCGGGCTGGATCCGCGCCGTGGATGTCGCCGAGATCCGCAGGGACACGCTGGTCACCTGGAACACGCTGCACCCCACCATTGCCATCATCCCCACGGGCAGGCCCGTGAAGGTCACCCACCCCAACATCCACCTCATCCCCTACTCAGATCACTCGTCCTTTGTGGAGCTGCGTGAGTTTGTGAAGTGGCTGAAGCCCTGCTCCATCATCCCCATTGTGAAGAGCGACATGTGCCAGGGTTACTTTCAGGAAtacctgagctctgctccccaggtaCTTCCTGACTTCAAAGACGCGAAGCCTGTGCAAGAGTCTGGACAGCGACAAAACCAGAGGAGGGGGCAGAAACCCACAAGTCTCTGGAAAAGAGCTCTACAGAGTTCTGCACCCCGAGGGGTTGTTTATGAGTCCCCagagaaaaatactgagaaacCCGAAGTGTTTACAGATGTTAAGGTTCCTCAGCACTACTGTGAGCCAGGTCTCTGCTCCAAAGAAGGCTGCAATTGCTGCAGGGGTGACAAGGAAGAGCTGAGTGAGGAACAGGtgggaacagcaggagcagcatctgTTTCTAGTGAGCACCTTGCAACTGGATTTGCAGAGCAGTATTTACTCTCTCCCTTAAATGTCCTAAAGCAGAATTCCTCACAGAAGTTTCATCAGCTGGTAGAAGACTTTTTTCGGAAGGGAGGCACACCCTGAAAAGTTGTGTGACATTGCTGGTACCAGTGCAGCAGGTAGCAGTGTTTCATTCTGCTCCATGCTCAGGTTTCCCATTAGGAGagaggagctcagctctggggctctACTCTCCTTATAGAGGACAAAGAGGAAACTAGAAACAGTTTGTAGATGGTActtaaaaacttatttattttttgtctctACATCTGCTATGTCCCCACACTACACTGGGTGCTGTGGTCCCACTGTCTGTGTGCCTTGTGTCCACCTTTTGCAGTGACTTGCCTGTCCCTTGTTAGAAAAGTCACTGAGAGGTTGATtcaagcagagctgcagagggtaTGAGCTGTCTGCAGCTGAGTAATTGGTGTCTGGAATGTAATGAAAGGAGCAAGAGGGGGAATCTGAGAGCCTCAAagattctcttttctttgaGTCTGTGATACCTCACTGACTGAGCATTTCATTCCAAAGTGATTTACAAATGGTCTGTATTtagatgctttttaaaaatgctgcttaaGGAAACCTAGAAAATGAAGTGCCTTGAAGTCCAATAATCTGTTTTCTATCTGATAATTTACTAATACTTCCAGGTTTTGCATCCAGCCAGCCAACTTGCAGCTGGATGTAGTCCTGCTCTCCTGAAAGTGCCATCTCAATGCTAATTGTGCTTTTTCAGGTTTGTGGCTAGGAAAAGTAAGAATAATCTGGGTTCTTGAGCTGTAGCCCTTGCACAGTTGGTCAGTAAATCCTCGCAGTCTTTGCACTCAGCTTTGCACCACTGAATTCTGTTTGATTGGAAAGCACTCCTGGTAACCACCAGTGTTCTgcctttcctttctgtctgcTCTTGTCCTGCAGTGGCAAATGGAATGGGAGATAATGAAACATCTGCTTGGTGGTGTGAAGTGCATTGTTTGGAAAGATTGTGACTGAACAGCAGAACTGGCTCTGTTGGTTAGGCTGGGCACTTTCCCACTCTGGatcagctgcagagcctggcctggcacagctgggaaatgtCTGTAGTGTGACAAACCATTGGGTACCTCCTGCAGCTGACTGTGCCAAGCAGCACTGCTAGCACTTCAAACTGGCCCCTcaagggcagggcagctggagtGGAAATGTCACTGGACACTGTCCTGGAACAAAGCAGTTTGTTCCTCAGCTCTCTTGGTCCTCCTTTTGTTACTGTCTAGGCAAAATGTTTCAGAATTTTCTGAACACAGTGCCCTGCAGGGCCTTTCCAAGCGGCAGCTAGATAGGTTGAATTCCCTGAATTGAGCCAGGAAAGGAAGTTTGTTCTTGGAGTAGAGCCAGGCCTTGTGAAAAGCAGAGGTGGCCCTGGATGCAGCAGTTGCAGCAGTCACAAACAGGGCTGTCCAGAACACTGAGAGTGTCGACAGCCAGAGTGGGGATGTTTGGAAAGCTGTGTTGGGCAAACACGAATCCTGACTCCCAACCCTGTGCTTTCTTTCCCAGGCATGGCAGTATTTATCCCTGTTACATAAGAAGTGCCTGTCTGTCCCTGGGactgctgtggctctgcctgccagctgcCATGGGGATGTTGGAAGTGACAGAGCAGTGTTCTGTGAGCTGCACACAGGGCAgcaagggcagctccagcttccTGCTGTGggccctgtgtcctgtcctgctgcttggAGTTTTCTGTGTGGATTATTTCCTAATCCAAACTCAACTGCACAGCTCCATCAGGTGGGTGTGAGTGCAGACACCTGCACGTTTTGTAACATGGAAATGATAGTGCTGTGCTTGtagtgtgctgctgctgctgcctgggagatGCAGGctgttatttaaatattgttGAAATTCAAGTGACTCATTTGACAGGCAGGGGAGTGAAGCACTGCCTCAACTCCCAAATTCCATGTCCTGCTTTGAGCAGTCTCTCCACTGCTGAGGAGGAATGCTCACCTTCTGAGTCACTGCTCCACTTGGGCATGTTGCAAATGACCTGGGAGATCTGATGTTTTGTGGcatccagcctttcctcttTTATTCTTATCAACTATTTATTAAAGTAAATAAAGCAGAGAACCTCCTAGTCTGCCTCTGGGCAAAAAGGAGTTGTAAATGATAATTCTTTACAGAGGTAAATCTGAGCTTTAATCATGTACAAACAAGGGAACATTGCAGACTTCAGAGTCTGGGGATCTGCATCCTATTTCTGTATGCTCAGTTAAAGCTGCAGAATAAAATGCTGGCTTTATTTTCTAGAGCTGAAAAGGTATTCCTGCCACTTGAGGAGATAATTATTCATCATGCAGAGCTAAGGAAAAATCTCTCTGTGGctttaaaagcagaagcaggagaGACTTGACCAACAGTCAGTTTGTTGGAGACCTttgcctcagcacagcaggtgcACAAGGCATTTTAGTGCcaaacattttcttccctgttaGGTGtttaaatactgcttttgtGTCCTATCCTATAATGCTGGAAAGTAAAACGTGGCCTTGTGGGGAAAACTGGAATTGCTGACTGTTGGGGCTTCTGGTCATCCTTCAGCTTCCCCTGAAGATGGGTTTAGTGAtggacctggcagtgctgggttcgTGGTTGGACTCTGTGATCTTGAATGAATTTTCCAACCTAAAAGATTCCATGAAGTGTCCTGGCAGTAAATATTTGGCCTCTTATGGGCCTTGTTCTCCCTCACATTTGTCTCCATGATCTCCCCGTTTTCCtgtcccccagcctggctcacgggagcagctgagagctgcagtgtCATGGAGAGCAGGCTCTGAGCCtcacctgcactgctgcccaCAGGTGTGTTTTGCTCTCAACAGTGacaaggaaaagctgcagcccagtACTGGTTTCACTGTAGGGGATCTGAGGGCCACTGCTTGGAAACTTCAGATATCCTGACAGGGAACAGAACGTGCTTCGAGCAAAGTCCTCCCAAATCTTCACATAGAGCATGCTCCAGCTGCTTATCTCTGCTCCACAGTTGGGAACCAAACCCCAGTGGGGGAAACAGCTCAGCCAAGGCCTTGCAGAGGAACAAGGAACGAGCTGAGTTCCCTTTGGCAagttttcattgctgtttcaCCAAGCTGTGATCAAATGCTGGCGTGTTGTGAGGGCAggttctgcagcagagctgcctggggagggtcAATCACTGCACTGTGAACAGCTCAGTTGACTCTAACTTCTCAAAACACTAGGAGAGCGTGAAGGAGTGCCCTGTTTATGCCGTGGGGAGGGGAAAATTGCTCTCCAGGTTGTTGTTGAGAGGCTGAGGTAACACTTGCCTGGCTCCTGTGCTCCACAGAAACAAGTGTGCAACGTCAGCTTGCAGGGAGCACCCCAGAGCACTGGTGCCTTGGGTTTCTGGCCAAAGCACTTCCAACAActtctctcttccctgctgcagagctgctctctgttcGTGCAGCACTGGGGCTTCTTTCCTAGATTAAAAAATCTGCAATGATGAAAGCTTTCCTTCACCAGAAAATGAATGAGTTTACAGAATTACCTCTACAGTGTATGGTCACTTTGGGTTTATTCCAAAGCCTAAAAtctctttgtgcttttttatGGAGTCCTGTGAAGAGGTACTAGAACCTATTGAAAAGTAGAGTCACCCTGATAATTGTGTGAGGTGCTGCCTTCAGGTGAGCTCCTGTGGatgttgtgtgtgtgtttgtgattCCTTCAGCTGAATTTGGATCTTTTGCCACAGCCACAAGTTTTTCTGGCTGTGGCTTTGCCCTTGGCCAAACCTCAGCCTGAGGCACAAGCAGCCGTGGGTTGTGCAATGAAACCTTTGGGACAGACCTTGATCAGGAGCCTCTTGGCTCTGCCTTGGGGAGGCTGAGACTTCCCGAGCaggtgctggggagggtgggaatTGTGTTCCACACTCTCTTGGAGGTCACTGTGAGCCTGCAGAGAATCTTTCTGAGAGAACAGTTCTCCGTGCAGGGCTCAGACCTCCCTGTCTCAGACAGTCCAGAGCTCCTGAACAGTTTTGCTGGAGGGGTTCAcacttgtgctgctgtttgtgtaAACAGGAAGCTGTGAGAGTTTCTGAggttttcatagaatcacagaatggaaggttggaatggaccttaaagatcatcaagttctAAAGCCTGAGAcaggcagggacaacttccactacaccaggttgctccaagctctgcccaacctggccttaaccacttccaggaatggggcagccctggcttcTCTGTGAATCTGTGCCAAGGCCTTACCATCCTctgaataaagaattttttctcaATATCTAATCTAGTCCTACTCTCAGTCTGAATTTTGGTTAAGAGtatttgtaatttgtaattgttatttttaaatgttgtaaACTTTTGCAATAAACATCTCTGTAACATTGACTTTGGAATGGGCTGAAATGAAACGCTGTGGAGTTCTCGAGTGGGTGATGGTGACCTGACAGGACTAAATCCCTTCTTGGAAGCATTTGACCTGGCCCcacttccc
The sequence above is a segment of the Oenanthe melanoleuca isolate GR-GAL-2019-014 chromosome 26, OMel1.0, whole genome shotgun sequence genome. Coding sequences within it:
- the DCLRE1B gene encoding 5' exonuclease Apollo, whose translation is MSGTVLPGTPIAVDFWSLRRAAGARLFFLSHMHSDHTVGLSSTWSRPLYCSPLTARLLHRRLQVPMCWIRPLEVGQSHVVGEVTVTLIDSNHCPGSVMFLFEGTFGTILYTGDFRYTSAMQCEPALRGRRIDRLYLDNTHCHPQRALPSRALATRQAARLIRAHPQHHVVIGVYTLGKETLLVDLALEFSTWVVVSPWRLEQMRLLELPDVFTAEEGAGWIRAVDVAEIRRDTLVTWNTLHPTIAIIPTGRPVKVTHPNIHLIPYSDHSSFVELREFVKWLKPCSIIPIVKSDMCQGYFQEYLSSAPQVLPDFKDAKPVQESGQRQNQRRGQKPTSLWKRALQSSAPRGVVYESPEKNTEKPEVFTDVKVPQHYCEPGLCSKEGCNCCRGDKEELSEEQVGTAGAASVSSEHLATGFAEQYLLSPLNVLKQNSSQKFHQLVEDFFRKGGTP